In Pseudochaenichthys georgianus unplaced genomic scaffold, fPseGeo1.2 scaffold_2147_arrow_ctg1, whole genome shotgun sequence, one genomic interval encodes:
- the LOC117441911 gene encoding cortexin-3-like: protein MADDLYSTFSASESDISSSSSSSSSSSSYLTLEQRAAFLFVLILFIFLGLLIVRCFRILLDPYRSMPASTWTDYMEKDTFDYRIS from the coding sequence ATGGCTGACGACCTTTACAGCACCTTCTCAGCGTCAGAGTCggacatctcctcctcttcctcctcttcctcctcctcttcctcctaccTGACCTTAGAACAGCGCGCCGCCTTCCTCTTCGTCCTCATCCTCTTCATCTTCCTCGGCCTTCTGATCGTGCGCTGTTTCCGGATCCTTCTGGACCCGTACCGCAGCATGCCGGCGTCCACCTGGACCGACTACATGGAGAAAGACACCTTCGATTACCGGATTTCCTGA